A single window of Nicotiana sylvestris chromosome 5, ASM39365v2, whole genome shotgun sequence DNA harbors:
- the LOC104237191 gene encoding uncharacterized protein: MVNNGPMSFQYPRLTKDNYEKWCLRMKAIPGSQDVWEIVDRGYAKPDNEEALPQNEKDVLAKTKKKDQQALTPIHQCLDDAMFEKVADATTSNEAWEILQNSLQGVDKVRKVKLQTLKADFEVLKMKESECISDYCSKVKVVVNQLNRYGEDIEDVRVVEKILRTLTPKFDFVVCAIEESKNLDSMTVEQLEGSLQTHEEMIKRRQEVALEQLLKTQASFKDYGGAKSYRVKGRRRGRDGHGRGRSNGNNFNNEVKIHQTFRGRARGQRGGRGRGYYQENNGQRYDKSKIKYYNCHKFGHYSWECRSNVEEKANLVDDKKEEVESTLLMTLKEEDRDDCSSWYLDNGAINHMCG; this comes from the coding sequence atggtgAATAATGGTCCGATGTCCTTTCAGTATCCCCGTCTCacaaaagataattatgagaAATGGTGTCTACGTATGAAAGCCATTCCTGGCTCCCAAGATGTGTGGGAAATCGTAGATAGAGGGTATGCAAAACCCGATAATGAGGAAGCTCTGCCTCAAAATGAAAAAGATGTCTTGGCAAAGACAAAGAAGAAAGATCAACAAGCCCTCACGCCCATCCACCAATGCCTGGATGATGCCATGTTTGAGAAGGTAGCGGATGCTACCACCTCAAATGAAGCTTGGGagattttacaaaattctctCCAAGGAGTTGACAAGGTAAGGAAGgtaaaacttcaaactctaaaggctgattttgaagttttaaaaatgaaagaatctgAATGCATTTCAGATTattgttcaaaagttaaggttGTTGTAAATCAATTGAATAGATACGGGGAGGACATAGAAGATGTCCGTGTGGTAGAAAAGATCCTCCGCACTTTAACAccaaaatttgattttgtggtgtgtGCTATTGAGGAGTCTAAAAATTTAGACTCTATGACAGTGGAGCAATTGGAGGGTTCTTTACAGACCCATGAAGAAATGATcaaaaggagacaagaagtgGCACTAGAGCAACTTCTTAAAACTCAGGCATCCTTCAAGGATTATGGAGGTGCAAAAAGCTATCGAGTGAAAGGACGAAGACGAGGCCGTGACGGTCATGGAAGAGGAAGAAGTAATGGTAACAACTTCAACAATGAAGTTAAAATCCACCAAACTTTCAGAGGTCGTGCTCGCGGACAAAGAGGAGGAAGAGGGCGTGGCTACTATCAAGAAAATAACGGACAAAGGTATGACAAATCAAAAATTAAGTATTATAATTGTCATAAATTTGGCCATTACTCTTGGGAATGTCGTAGCAATGTTGAAGAAAAAGCTAACCTTGTTGACgacaagaaagaagaagttgagtCAACGTTGTTGATGACACTCAAGGAAGAAGACAGAGATGATTGCAGCTCGTGGTATTTGGACAATGGAGCAATCAATCATATGTGTGGATGA
- the LOC138869579 gene encoding uncharacterized protein: protein MVGEWVLLRVLPMKGVMKFGKKGKRSPRYIGPFEVLRRDGKVAYELALPPSPTGIHLVFHVFMLRKHHGDPYHVLDFILVQLDKDLSYVEEPVAILDRQVRKMRPSNIASVKV, encoded by the coding sequence atggttggagaatGGGTATTGctccgggttttgcctatgaagggcgttatgaagTTCGGAAAGAAGGGAAAGCGAAGCCCAAGGTatattggtccctttgaggtgttgcgACGAGATgggaaggttgcttatgagcttgccttacctcccagcccaACAGGAATTCatttggtatttcatgtttttatgctccggaaGCATCACGGTGATCCGtatcatgtgttagatttcatcttagtccagttggacaaggatctatcctatgttgaggagcctgtggctattttggacaggcaggttcgaaagatGAGGCCAAgcaacattgcatcagtgaaagtttag
- the LOC138869580 gene encoding uncharacterized protein, whose amino-acid sequence MIEYLECKFNGVTQEADEDVRLDMQVISRRENFKYLGSIIQNDGEIDEDVTHRIRVGWMKCNKNVPLRLKGKFYKVVVRPTMLYGEECWPVKNSHIQQMKVAKMRMLRWMCGHTRLDKIENEFIGDKVRVAPMEKKMREARLSSASSILFSRKSIRNSLSVLPEGKGKAAYLTIMLLLMFLVTAFYGLFFAAFLLLCCDYAFPESRVNWQ is encoded by the exons ATGATAGAATAtttggagtgcaagttcaacgGTGTTACCCAGGAAGCGGACGAGGATGTGAGGCTTGATATGCAGGTCATTTCCAGGAGAGAGAACTTCAAGTATCTGGGGTCTATAATTCAGAATGATGGGGAGATTGATGAGGATGTCACGCATCGTATCAGAGTAGGGTGGATGAAGTGCAATAAGAATGTGCCGTTgagacttaagggtaagttctacaaggtagtggttagaccgactatgttgtatggggaaGAATGCTGGCCAGtgaagaactcacatatccagcaGATGAAAGTAGctaaaatgaggatgttgagatggatgtgtgggcatactaggTTGGATAAAATTGAGAATGAATTTATTGGGGACAAGGTGAGAGTAGCTCCTATGGAGAAAAAGATGCGAGAGGCGAGGCTGAG CAGTGCTTCTTCTATCTTGTTTAGCCGAAAGTCTATCAGAAACAGTCTCTCTGTCCTTCCAGAGGGtaagggtaaggctgc TTATCTTACTATCATGCTGTTGTTAATGTTTCTTGTTACTGCTTTTTATGGCCTTTTCTTTGCTGCATTTCTTTTACTATGTTGTGATTATGCTTTTCCTGAATCGAGGGTCAATTGGCAATAA
- the LOC104237192 gene encoding protein FAR1-RELATED SEQUENCE 5-like, which yields MEQNAVKHLNQVYKRYASFRGDFRKCIYEYEDEGEFIIAWTVMLDEYNLHANELLQGIYALKEKLFAAYRKQTFSGCMNSTQLSESLNSELKDYLQSDYNLVQFFKHYDRAIEDKRYNELQDTCDASQRLPVLKAKMPILFHAREVYTPNIFSKFQDEYMKSLIIIVNGCEENNFPIIYKVSKYGHTREHIVKVTEADHISCTCMKFESMGILCCHAIRILDVIRGVDKIPDEYILKRWTKIAKAVNIKEIDGQDIEIKDSKLIIVNRYRILCPIFVRMAAKASETDESYKLAATCVNELSARLKQIMEVTAPSLHTTGSTRDLPEESNDRDLLSRAKSFKKKDNTKRLKKRINTSLEANSKSKKARGKKSDSINQDDLQLIIELKLISEIVSTRIQQEMRTFFTILI from the exons ATGGAACAAAATGCTGTAAAACACCTCAATCAAGTTTATAAAAGGTACGCTTCTTTCCGTGGTGATTTTAGAAAATGTATTTACGAGTATGAGGATGAAGGAGAATTTATAATTGCTTGGACTGTTATGCTTGATGAATATAATCTTCATGCAAATGAATTGTTGCAAGGAATATATGCtttgaaagaaaaattatttgCAGCATATAGAAAGCAAACCTTTTCTGGTTGCATGAATAGCACACAATTAAGTGAGAGTTTGAATAGTGAATTAAAGGATTATTTGCAGTCTGATTATAATTTGGTACAATTTTTTAAGCATTATGATAGAGCAATTGAGGACAAAAGATATAATGAGCTGCAAGATACATGTGATGCATCACAACGGTTGCCAGTATTAAAAGCAAAGATGCCAATTTTGTTTCATGCTAGAGAGGTATATACACCAAATATTTTTTCGAAGTTTCAAGATGAATATATGAAGTCTTTAATAATTATAGTGAATGGATGTGAGGAAAATAATTTTCCCATCATTTATAAGGTTAGCAAGTATGGGCACACTCGAGAGCATATTGTTAAGGTGACAGAGGCAGATCATATATCTTGTACTTGCATGAAGTTTGAGTCCATGGGTATACTTTGTTGTCATGCAATAAGAATTCTTGATGTGATAAGAGGAGTGGATAAAATTCCAGATGAGTATATTTTGAAAAGATGGACAAAAATTGCAAAAGCCGTAAATATTAAAGAAATTGATGGGCAAGATATAGAGATCAAGGATTCAAAGCTAATCATTGTGAATCGTTATAGAATCCTTTGTCCTATATTTGTTAGAATGGCAGCTAAAGCTTCTGAAACAGATGAAAGCTATAAGCTAGCGGCAACATGTGTAAATGAGTTAAGTGCAAGATTGAAACAAATTATGGAGGTAACAGCTCCATCTCTCCATACTACTGGCTCAACGAGAGATTTACCAGAAGAAAGTAATGACAGAGATCTCCTCTCACGAGCCAAAAGTTTTAAAAAGAAAGATAACACAAAACGTCTGAAAAAGAGGATCAATACTTCTCTTGAAGCGAACTCAAAGAGTAAGAAAGCTCGAGGAAAGAAGTCAGATTCTATTAATCAAGATGATCTACAGTTAATAATAGAACTAAAATTGATAAGCGAAATTGTATCAACCAG GATTCAACAAGAGATGAGAACGTTTTTTACAATTCTAATTTAA